The DNA region AATATCTCCACCAGTTCTAGTCAATCGGATAGAGGTCGTCATTCGTTTATTTCCACCTATCGCATAGTTTCGGTTGACACCATTTGAAGAGTTTTCTTTGTAGACTCTACCAGTTGTGATTGCTCCAAATCTAGGAATCGTGACATCATAGTCTGCTATGTCCCGACCTGAGACATGACTAATCATCAAGCCAATACCCATAACCACTAACAAAGCTAGACAACTTCCCGATTACCCTTTTCATACAAAATCATACGAAGCAATCATTCAATTATCTAAACAATATCATTTTTAGAAAACGGTGTCAAACAATAGTTCAAAAAAGTAACCAAAAATTCATATTCCATGCATAGTACACCTCCCTTCCTAAAAAGAGCTTGGGACAAAAAGATTTTCAATTTTGAAAATCTCAATTATCAAGTCCTTTAGATTTATAATTGAACAAAAAAAGCAAACAAACCAAGATTCTGATTGTCAGAATATTGGTTTGTTCGCTTTTTATATATGAGATTGGACTATTGTCCCAACCTCTGATAGGTACTACAACTGTTTCTTCAACTCTGCCACTGCCACCATGACTTCCATCGGTGTCATATTGTAGATGTCTAAGTTTGCCAGTTCATCTAGGACTGGGTGAGAAAGAGTTTCTGCGAATACAGCAGGCTGTTCATGCTCCGGCTCGCTCACCAGACTGACCTGACTAGATTGAGCAGACGGTGCATGGCTTTCCAATTCTCGCAAAATGCTATCTGCTCGCTGCAAAAGCTCCTCTGGCATGCCCGCAATCCTAGCTACATGAATCCCATAGGACTTATCAGCTGGACCAGCAGCAATCTTGTGGAGGAAGGTCACTTGCCCATCTTTTTCCAAGGTTGAAACATGGACATTTTCTAGGTGAGAAAGCGTCTGATTAAGCTCGGTCAACTCGTGGTAGTGAGTAGCAAAAAGGGTTTTAGCGCCTATCTTATCGTGAATGAACTCAATAATTGACTGAGCCAAGGCCATACCATCATAAGTAGCCGTTCCCCGTCCCAATTCATCAAAAAGAATAAGGGAGCGCTCCGTGGCCAAACGAACAGCCTTGTTGGCCTCCATCATTTCCACCATAAAAGTTGATTGACCACTAACCAAATCATCCGCTGCCCCAATCCGAGTGAAAATCGCATCGAAAATTGGTAGTTCTGCTTGATCCGCAGGCACGTACGCCCCCATCTGAGCCATGATGACAATCATTGCCAACTGCCGCATGTAAGTTGACTTTCCACTCATGTTTGGACCTGTAATCAACTGCATGTGTGTTGTTGTATCCAAGTGAATAGAATTTGGAATATAGGTCTGCTTACCCATAACCTTCTCAACAACCGCATGACGACCACGATCAATCATCAATTCTCGCTTCTGCGTAAACTGTGGACAGACCAAATATTGTTGCTCAGCAAGAACCGCAAACGCTTGAAGAACATCAATGGTTGCGATGGTTCGAGCCAATTTTTGCAAGCGACCGATGTACTTTTCCACCTCTTGGCGGATGCGCGTGAAAATCTCATATTCCAAATTGGCAGACCTATCACGCGCTTCCAGCATCTGACCTTCAATTTTAGCCAACTCCTCTGTTCCATACCGTTCGGAATTTTTCAAGGTCGCCTTACGAAAGAAATGAGCAGGCACATTGCCCAAGTTAGAATTAGTCACATGAAAATAGTAACCATCTTTTTTGTTGTAATCAATCTTGAGATTATTGATTCCTGATGCTTGCCGCTCCTTGGCCTCAATCTCTGCAATCCAGCCTGCCCCCTCACGCATCACCAAGCGATACTGATCCAAAGTCTCATCAAAGCCTGTCTTGATAATATTTCCATCCGTAATAGCCCCCTGAGCTTCTGGGTCAATAGCAGAGCTAATGAGAGCGTGGAGTTCTGGGATCGGGTCTAGCCCAGCCACCAAACTGGCTAAGGTAGGCTCGGCCATCTGTTGTAAAATATTTTTGATAGCTGGCACCTTTCCCAGGGTCTGAGCAAGTTGTAACAAATCCTTGGGCAAGGTCTTACCAAACGACACCCGACTGGCCAGACGTTCAATATCATAGACCCCCTTCAAGGCCTCAATCAAATCACTACGCTCAAAGAAATAATCCAGAAAAATCTGCACAACAGCCTGACGATTTTCAATCCTTTTTTGATCTATCAAAGGACGATTGATCCATGTCCGCAACAACCGCATCCCCATAGCCGTCTTCGTCTCATCCATCAACCAGTACAAACTACCATGTTTCTTTCCTGTCCGACTATTTTCCAGCAAATCAAGACTGGATTTTGTTGCATAATCCATCTGCAAATAGTCTTTGATTTCATAATGAACTACCTTTTGCAGGTGAACCAAGTCACGCTTTTGAGTCTGATGGATATAGCTGAGCAATTTTCTAGCTGCTGCCTGCTCCAAGTCTGTCAATGACGAATCAATCAAATGAATATCGTCAGACAACTCATTTTCAAAAGACAAGAGCAGATTCATCTGATTGGCAAGAACTTGCTCCTCTTCTTCCGAAAGAGCATAGCCAATCACTAGTTCACGCGCCCGCAGGTTACGGATTTCGCCACAAAGGCTGGAAAAATCCTCCAAACTCGTCACAAAAAATTGTCCTGTCGCTACATCCATGTAAGAAAGTGCAAAGTAAATCCCTTCCCGATCAATCGCCACCAAAAAGTTACTATCGGCACCCATCTTGGAAGAGTCTGTCACCGTACCTGGAGTAATAACCTGAACCACTTCGCGTTTTACCACACCGACTGCCTGCTTGGGATCTTCCATCTGCTCCGCAATAGCAACCTTATGCCCCAATTCGACCAAAGTATCAATGTACTGCTGGGCTGCATGGTAGGGAACCCCAGCCATAGGGATGGGGTTTTCTGCGTTCTTATTCCGACTGGTCAAAGATAGTTCTAAAATCTGGGCGGCCTCCACCGCATCTTCATAAAATAACTCGTAAAAATCTCCCATACGGAAAAGCAAAAAAGCATCTGGATATTGAGACTTAATATCCAAATACTGTTGCATTCCTGGAGAAATTTTTTCCACTGCCATTGTTTCTCCTCTCTATTCCAAATAGTAATTTATCTCTGCCTCAACCTGCTGGGCTGCTAACTCATCACGACAAATCACCAAGAGTGTGTTAGCTCCTGCCAATGTCCCCAGAATGGTTTCTGGCTTTTCTGCATCAATAATATTGGCCATTAAAGCTGCTTCCCCCAGCTCAGAATGTAGGACAAGAATAAAACTAGCCCTGTTCACCTTGTATGCGTACTGTGCCAATAATTGGATAAAATTTACTCGCTCTTCCTCAGCTGCCAAAGAATAAAATGAACGCCCATTCTCATGAATTTTTATCACTCCCAACTCCCGTAAATCACGCGACAAAGTTGTTTGAGTTACCACTACACCTTGAGCTTCTAAAATCTGTTGAATGTCCATTTGACGTCCTATCTTTTCTTGACGAATCATCGACTTGATTAGTTCATGTCGCTCTGCTTTATTCATCATTGTACCTCAGAATGTATATTTATAGAGATATTATAACATTTTTCACTGCTATTAGCCTAGAAATATGATAAAATATAGTCAAGTGCAATTACTTTCAGACACGAAACCGAGCATGGCATCCAAGTCAGGGGTGACGAGGTGCTAAAGTAATTTCAAAAGACTATAGTTTCAATACCTTTGGAGGAAATCCTATATGAACCAAAAACAGATAATCGCCGAAAGACTGGCAGCTGTGCTTCCAAGTTTGGAAGTTGAGGCTGTCTATGCCTTGCTAGAAAAACCAAAATCGTCCGAAATGGGTGACATCGCATTCCCCGCTTTCTCACTCGCTAAGGTAGAACGCAAGTCCCCACAAGCCATTGCAGCCAGTATCGTAGAAACACTCGATACTACCGGCTTTGAAAATGTCGTAGCAACTGGACCTTACGTAAATTTCTTCTTGGACAAGGCAGGTGTCTCACATAAAGTGCTGACTGATGTCATCTCCGAAAAAGAGCACTACGGTCAACTAAATATCGGTCAAGGAAAAAATGTGACGGTTGATATGTCTAGTCCAAACATTGCTAAGCCATTTTCAGTAGGACATTTGCGTTCGACAGTTATCGGTGATGCTCTCGCTAATATCCATGAAAAACTCGGCTATAAGCCAATCCGTATCAACCACTTGGGTGACTGGGGCAAACAATTTGGTATGCTAATCGTAGCCTATAAACTATGGGGGGATAAAGCGGCTGTTGAAGCAGACCCAATCTCTGAACTTCTCAAACTCTACGTCCGTATCAATGCCGAAGCAGAAGAAAAACCTGAACTTGATGATGAGGCTCGCCAATGGTTCAAGAAATTGGAAGACGGAGATCCAGAAGCACAAGAACTATGGCAATGGTTCCGTGACGAAAGTTTGGTCGAATTTAACCGTATTTACGATAAGCTCGGTGTAACATTCGACAGTTTTAATGGTGAAGCCTTCTACAACGACAAGATGGATGAGGGGATTCAAATCCTCGAAGACAAGGCGCTCTTGCAAGAATCAAAAGGTGCAAAAATTGTAGATCTTGAAAGCTACAATCTTCCACCAGCCCTCATCATGAAAACAGATGGTGCAACCCTCTACATCACGCGCGACATTGCAACAGCTATGTACCGTAAGCGCACCTACGACTTTGTAAAAAGTATCTATGTCGTTGGTCAAGAACAAATCAACCACTTCAAGCAACTCAAAGCCGTACTGAAAGAAATGGGCTTTGACTGGAGTGACGATATGACCCATATCACCTTCGGACTTGTCACCAAGGATAAGAAGAAATTATCAACTCGTAAAGGAAATATTATCCTTCTTGAACCAACTCTTGATGAAGCAATTTCACGCGCTCTCGCACAGATCGAGTCTAAGAATCCTAATCTCGAAAATAAGGAAAAAGTGGCCCATGCAGTCGGTGTTGGTGCTGTCAAATTCTACGATCTGAAAACAGACCGCGACAACGGCTACGACTTTGATTTGGAAGCAATGGTTTCTTTTGAAGGAGAAACAGGTCCTTATGTGCAGTATGCCTATGCCCGCATTCAGTCTATCTTGCGCAAAGCAAACTTTGCACCTGAAGCAGACAATGACTACAAATTAGCTGATACAGAAAGCTGGGAAATCATCAAACATATCCAAAACTTCTCAAATGTTGTAGAACGTGCCGGTGACAAATTTGACCCATCACTGATAGCTAAATATACTATCAATCTAGCTCAGGCCTTCAACAAATACTACGCCCACACTCGCATTTTAGACGAAAGCCCAGAACGTGACAGTCGATTGGCTCTTGCTTACGCTACAGGTGTAGTCCTCAAAGAAGCTCTCCGCCTTCTCGGTGTTAAAGCTCCAGAAAAAATGTAACCACCTCCAGTAAGTGAGACACAAGAGAAACCTCCGTATAGTTCTACCCCACTAGAATGTATACAGAGGTTTTTTCTGGTGTTCAAAACATATCTATCGAAAGTAGCAAGATAAAAACCATCAGTCTACTCGCCAATAACAAGATCAAAAGCAGTAATAACCGAAGCAAAACACAATGGAAATAGGCCCAAACAAAGAAGCCTGTACCTTTAGTCCCTGTAAGGAAACAGCTGTATAAAGCAAGAAAGAACCTAATTGATAGGAAACTGGTGAACAGAATATTCTAAAAAATGAACTCCTATTACGAATAAGTATGTAAGAGGAATTGTATTCCCTCTACACTTTTTCAAAGGAGAAACTATGAATAGTAGATTATTCACAAGTTCAAAAACGAAAAGAATGACTTATTGTCTCATGACAACCGCCTTTATCACAAGCCTTAGCTTTCAAGCTCCGCAGCAGGTTTTTGCCAATGCCAGAGGAGACGACTATCCCTATACTGCTATTGATGCAGTAGATCCTTGGAGATTGTACACACGACAATGCACTTCTTTTGCAGCATTCAGGCTGAGCACCGTCAACAATTTTACCCTGCCACCAGCTTACGGAAATGCTGATACATGGGGCCATCGTGCCAGACAAGAAGGATATACCGTAGATATGAATCCAGCAGTGGGCTCCATTGCTTGGTTTGAGATACCTATGCATGTAGCCTGGGTTTCTGCTGTAAATGGTGATTCTGTAGAGATTGAAGAATACAACTATGGTGCACGCTATACCTACGGGCGACGAACAATCCCAAAACACAGTGCCAGTGGCTATATTCATTTCAAAGATCTAGAGAGCGCAAACTCCAGTACTATCTCCACACTTCCTACAGCGACAACATTGGCATCCAGTGGTACCTATACCTTTACCGATCAAGTAGCCATCAAATCCCAAGCTAGTTCTGCTAGTTCTACTATTGATTACTATTTTGCAGGAGAAACTGTCCGTTATGATCAGGTCATCGAAGCCGAGGGCCAACAATGGATTAGTTATATCAGTTATTCTGGTGCTCGACGCTATATTGCCATTGAGACAGTAACAAATACTCTCACTCAACAAGCCACAGTCTATTCTAGTCTCCCTCCATCAGGTATCTACACCATAAAGACACACTCTAGTGTCCGCAACAATCCAAGTCTATCCAGTCCTGAGGTTGCACATTATGATACCGGTGCGAGTGTCTACTACGATAAAGTCGTTACCGCCGAAGGCCGACAATGGATTAGTTATATTAGCTATTCTGGTATCCGTCGCTATATCGCTATTTCTTGACTATGCAAAAGATGCACAATCTCAGGCGATTATGCATCTTTCATTTTTCTAAATATCTGTTGAATGGTTGGTTTCGCTCAACTCTTGCTTCGGTTTACGCAAGTGGAAGAAGATTGTCACACCAAAATAGATAAGAAAAAGAACAATATTGACTACATAGAAAGCCAAAGTTTGAATCTCTACTATTTGGCGAGTCGTCAAATCTGTATAAATCTGAGTTAGTCCTTTGCTGCCAACGAAAGAGTAGGTATGCAACAAGAGAGTTCCAATGAGATAACCCAGATAAGTGCAGGAAGCCTGCCTATTCTTCCCAAGGAAAAGGAGAACAACTACAGCAACCAAAGTCAGTAAAAGAACCACTGCAAAAGCTTTATTGATAAGGTTCGTCTGGAAAGAGATAGACTCTCTCATAAATGTAAACATGGCTTCATCAATTCCCTCTAAATTCTGGAATAATTGACGCATAACTGTTTCATCATATTTGGAGAAGAAGACATTAAAAATACGCAACAAGCTAGCAATGGACGATAATATAACAACAATATATAAATGTACTGTTTTTTTCATAAACAACCTCCTTGCGTATATTCTACGATTCCTTACAAGTTTTGTCAACGCACTCTCCTAAAGATATGGTATACTAAAAGAAAAGGAGGTGCTGATTATGAAGAAACTTCCCACTTCTATTGGGATAATTATTTTCCTTTCTACTCTGTTGGTTAACTGGTTTTTCCCAAATCTTGCAAGGATACTGAATATCTTTCTAATCTGGGCGATTCTGATTTGCCTTTGCTATACTCTTTATTATTGGTTTCGTTATTGGAGCTATGTCCGTCAACAGAAAAGGTAAAATACAGGCAGAGAGTGGTTTGATAAATTTTGAAAATCTAGTGTTTTCTGCCCGTTCAAATTTGTATTCCTCTTTGAATCCAGACTTGGCTATCTCAATAAAGTGTCGCAAAAAGAGGTTGGGACAATAGTCCAATTTCATATATAAAAAGCGAACAAAATCAGTTTTCTGACAATCAGAATCTTGGTTTGTTCGCCTTTTTTGTTCAATTATAGATCTAAAGGACTTGATAATTGAGATTTTCAAAATTGAAAATCTTTTTGTCCCAAGCTCCTTTTGGTTAGCTGTTAAAGAAACTTCCCTTATTCTTGGCTATTTACATTGACCCGGCGGTAGGTCTCCGTCAGATCTCGTAATTCTGCTTCAATGGTTGGTGTTAGCTGATCTGCTGTCATCCGCCATGTCCAGTTGCCGCCAACCGTATTTGGCAAGTTCATTCGAGCCGAACCATCTAAGCCCAATAGATCCTGCATAGTGACTACTGCCATAAATGCTGGCGAGCCAAAGAGGAGACGGAAAAGAGCATGGTTAATTGTTTCCTCTTCGCGACGGTTGCTGTACTTGTCTAGGAATGCACGCGACCCAGCACTTGTTTCATTTTCATACCATCCAAGAATGGTGTCATTATCATGTGTACCTGTATAGGCTACAACATTGTTGGGATGGTTATGGGGCATTTCGATACTATCACCATTTGGATCAAAGGCGAATTGAAGAACTTTCATCCCTGGAAATCCAGTAGTATCACGTAATTGAATCACTTTATCAGTCACTGAACCAAGATCTTCCGCGATAATATTCAAATCTCCCAATTCACGTTTAATAGTATCAAAAAGTTCAAAACCAGGTGCCTCCACACGACGACCATTGACTGCTGTTTCCTCACCTGCTGGAATTTCCCAGAATGAAGCAAAGCCGATAAAGTGATCGATGCGAACCATATCATAAATCTTGAATGATTCACGCAAACGGGCTACCCACCATGTAAAACCATCATTTTTCATCGCCTCCCAGTCATAAATAGGGTTCCCCCAAAGTTGACCGATTTCTGAAAAAGCATCTGGTGGACACCCTGCAACCACACTGGGCTTGCCTTCTTCATCCGTCTTGAAGAAATGAGGATTAGCCCACATGTCCGCAGAATCTGCCGCAATATAAATCGGCATATCGCCAACAAGCTCAATCCCTTTGGCATTGGCATAAGCCTTTAAAGCACGCCATTGGGTAAAGAATAGATACTGGCTGATGCGATGGTAATCAATCTGGTCTGCAAGTAGCTGACGATAGTATTCTAAGGTATCATGATAGCGCAAACGAGCTCCTTGATCCTCCCAATCTGTCCAAGGTTTTAAATCAAAATGCTCCTTGATCGCCATGTACTCAGCAAAGGTATGAATCCAAAAATCATTCTCCCCTAGAAATGTCCAATAATCCTCTGGCAAACCCTGAGCTTGCATATTTGCAACAACTTTCTCCAATAAAGGACGTCGAGCATGAAAAATTGCTGCATAATCTACTTCAGATGGATTCTGACCAAAATCGATCCCCTGCAAGTCTTCCGCTTTTAGCCAGCCTTTGTCAATCAACAGATCAAAATCAATGAAATGAGTATTCCCCGCAAAAGCTGAAAAGGATTGATAGGGAGAATCTCCATAACTGGTCGTTCCCAGTGGCAGAATCTGCCAGTAGCGTTGCTTCGTCCGAACCAGAAAATCAACAAACTCATAGGCCGCTTGTCCCATGGAACCAATTCCATATTTTCCTGGTAGAGATGAGATGTGCATGAGCACACCACTTTGTCTTGTTTTCATAAGCTCTCCTTATCTAATTGCTTACATAACGCAAACGTTTTCTTCCTCATTATATACTGAAAACGGTAACAAATCAAGAGGCTTTCCAGTTATTATTCCAATATTCAGCAATTTTCATAAATTTTTAGTTTCCTATACTTTGTTTACACATTGTAAAAATCTTCCTCTACTTTTTAAACTTAAAAATTTTTTAAAATTTTTTTATAAAAACCCTTGCAAACGCATTCATTATGTTGTATAATGAAATCAGCTTAAGAAAACGTTTGCGCAAAGCATACGTCACAAAATATTATTTATCTTCGGAGGGAAGAAAATGAAACACAAACTTCTTAAGAGCGTTGCTCTTCTTGCTGCATCAACTGCTGTTTTGGCTGCTTGCTCAAACTCAGGCTCATCAACAAAGACGTCTAAGCCTGCAGAAGGCAGCAAAGAATTGACAATTTATGTTGATAAAGGCTATGAGAAATATGTCAACGAAGTCAAAGCTAACTTTGAAAAAGAAAATGGCGTAACCATCAAAGTTAAAACAGGCGATGCCTTGGCTGGTTTGGACAATTTGTCATTAGACAACCAATCAGGATCAGCTCCAGACGTTATGATGGCACCATACGACCGCGTAGGTAGCCTTGGATCTGAAGGTCAACTTTCAGAATTGAAACTTGCAAGCGATAGTAAAGCAGATGACACAACAACTGCTCTTGTAACAAATGGCGGTAAAGTTTACGGTTCACCAGCAGTTATCGAAACACTTGTTCTTTACTACAACAAAAACTTGTTGAAAGAAGCACCTAAGACATTCGCAGAACTTGAAACACTTGCCAAAGATAGCAAATATGCTTTCGAAGGTGAAGCTGGTAAAACAACTGCCTTCCTTGCTGACTGGATAAACTTCTACTACACTTACGGTCTTCTCTCAGGTCACGGTGGCTATGTATTCGGTGAAAACGGTACCAATCCAAAAGACATCGGTCTTGACAACGAAGGCGCTGTTAAAGCAATTGAGTATGCTAAAACTTGGTATGAGAAATGGCCTAAAGGTCTCCAAGATGGTACTGCTGCAAGCAACTTGATTAACACTCAATTTACAGACGGTAAGGCTGCGGCTATCATCGAAGGTCCTTGGAAAGCTGCCGCTTACAAAGAAGCTGGTTTGAACTATGGTGTTGCAACAATTCCAACACTTGCAGATGGCAAGAAATACTCAGCATTTGGTGGTGGTAAAGCATGGGTTGTTCCTACAGGTTCTAAAAACAAAGAAACTGCACAAAAATTTGTTGACTTCTTGAGTTCTACAGACCAACAAAAAGCACTTTATGATGCTACAAACGAAGTGCCTGCTAATACTGAAGCTCGTAAATACGCTGTGGGTAAAAATGATGAGTTGACAACTGCGGTTATCAATCAGTTTGACTCAGCTCAACCAATGCCAAACATCTCTCAAATGAGTACTGTTTGGGAACCAGCAGGTAACATGCTCTTTGAAGCTGCAAGTGGTGCAAAAGATGCTAAAACTGCAGCAACAGATGCTGTTAAATTGATTAAAGATACAATCACTCAAAAATACGGCAACTAGTCAGGTTTAAAGTTGGACTGGGAAGAACTCCCAGTCTACTTTATTACTCAATGAAAAAAGTTGAAAATATATGGTTTATTGGAACAGTTCTCTACACTCATCAATTCAAAAGACCATCTTTAACATCAACAAAGCCAAAAAACAATGAAGGAGACTATGACTATGAAACAAAATCCAGGTAAAGCACTCCTTTTGTCCCTGATCCCAGGTCTGGGACAAATCTATAATAAGCAAAAAGCTAAAGGTTGCATATTTTTAGGAGTTTCTCTTGCCTTCCTTGTTTATTTTATTGCTATTGCCGCCGGTGAATTAGGAAACTTAATCACACTCGGTAGTCAATCTGGGCAAGATAACTCGCTCTTTATGCTGATTCGTGGTTCTTTCCACCTAATCATCACAGTTATCTATCTTGCTTTTTACGCACTCAACTTAAAAGATGCCTTCGATACTGCTAAACGCTGGAACTCTGGCATGCCAGTTGCAACTACTCTGAATGAAATGGTTAAAGGAATTTATGAGAATGGTTTCCCATATCTCTTAATTATCCCATCTTATATTGCAATGACCTTTGCCATCATTTTCCCTGTTGTAGTTACCCTATTTATCGCTTTTACCAACTATGATTTCCAACACTTGCCTCCGGGTTCACTCTTGGACTGGATAGGATTCACTAACTTTTCAAATATCTGGAAACTTAGTACCTTCCGTGCAGCATTTGGTTCTGTCTTAGGTTGGACAATTATCTGGGCTCTTTGTGCTTCTACAGCACAGATTGTTATCGGTATCCTGACAGCTATTATTGCTAACCAACCATTTATCAAGGGGAAACGTATCTTCGGTGTCATCTTCTTGCTTCCTTGGGCAGTACCTGCTTTTGTGACCATCCTGACGTTCAGCAATATGTTCAACGATAGTGTGGGGGCTATCAATACACAGGTATTACCATTCTTGAGCAAATTCTTGCCATTCATTGATAACTTCTTAATCCCTTGGAAAACAGATCCCTTCTGGACTAAAGTTGCCCTCATCATGATACAGTCTTGGCTCGGATTCCCTTATATCTATGTATTGACACTAGGTATTTTGCAATCTATTCCAAACGACCTATACGAGGCAGCTTACATTGATGGTGCTAGCGCTATTCAAAAATTCTGGAACATCACCTTCCCAATGATTTTAGCTGTGGCAGCTCCTACTCTTATCAGCCAGTACACTTTCAACTTCAATAACTTCTCTATCATCTATCTGTTCAACAATGGTGGTCCAGGTAGTGTCGGTGGCGGTGCAGGCTCAACAGACATCTTGATTTCATGGATTTACAAATTGACAACTGGTACCGCTCCGCAGTACTCTATGGCCGCAGCGGTAACCTTGATTATCTCCATGATTGTCATCAGCATTTCCATGATCGCCTTCAAGAAACTAAACGCTTTTGAAATGGAGGATGTGTAAGATGAAACTATCTGTAAAATTTAAACGCAGACTCAATCATACTTTAACCTATCTCTATCTAATCGCTTTGTCTGTTATCATCATCTATCCTCTTTTGATTACCATCATGTCCGCCTTCAAGTCCGGAAACGTAGTGGCATTTAAATTGGATAGTAGTATTAACTTTACACTAGATAACTTTAGCAAACTCTTTAGCGA from Streptococcus ruminantium includes:
- a CDS encoding sugar ABC transporter permease, encoding MTMKQNPGKALLLSLIPGLGQIYNKQKAKGCIFLGVSLAFLVYFIAIAAGELGNLITLGSQSGQDNSLFMLIRGSFHLIITVIYLAFYALNLKDAFDTAKRWNSGMPVATTLNEMVKGIYENGFPYLLIIPSYIAMTFAIIFPVVVTLFIAFTNYDFQHLPPGSLLDWIGFTNFSNIWKLSTFRAAFGSVLGWTIIWALCASTAQIVIGILTAIIANQPFIKGKRIFGVIFLLPWAVPAFVTILTFSNMFNDSVGAINTQVLPFLSKFLPFIDNFLIPWKTDPFWTKVALIMIQSWLGFPYIYVLTLGILQSIPNDLYEAAYIDGASAIQKFWNITFPMILAVAAPTLISQYTFNFNNFSIIYLFNNGGPGSVGGGAGSTDILISWIYKLTTGTAPQYSMAAAVTLIISMIVISISMIAFKKLNAFEMEDV